gggacgtgttggcgatgtcctcaaataatttggcatggctgaccgtgtcgaatgccttcgataggtccaatgccacgaggaccgtcctatcacatggcctgggttgattgaagccacggcaaatgtgtgtggtgatggcatgcaaagctgttgttgtgctgtgcagtctccgaaatccgtgttgatgctcggcgaatggaaattctcctacgaggctcgggaggagtaatgcctcaagcgtcttagccactggtgagagaagggagatcggtctgtacgactcccccaaactcgggtctttaccaggcttcagtagcgggatcactctgcccattttccagacatcgggaactataagagtgttcaatgacaggttaaggacagtggtaaggtactcaactccaggtaaatccagattcttcagcatcaatgtagagattccgtcggggcccaacgccttggaagatttggcgccacggatgacattcgtaacttcgcccacggtaaattgtgatggctgttcatcggctcggagaccacgaatacggcgaatggctctcctccttgccctgtctctctcgggatgcacgataaattgacggttgaacaacctggcgcatctcttcggatcagtcacggttaactcgccaaaagtgactgaggtcctgtcgtcccgtctcccggggttcgagagagacttaacagtggcccacaatttgcctgcaccggtgcctaagttacattgctccaagtgttccagccacaaattccgcttatgttcgttgactaccctgtttatttccagattcagctcgctgattctggggttagcggggtccatagcacgaatcccatcacgctcgtctgcgagtaccactgcttgcgccgggaaattgggtcgcacttgcggtattcgaccggctggaataaagcgagcggctgctgcgttgatgatgtctcggaatttcctctcggccacaagcacatcagaggggggtggcagttcattgaagcggcgattggtatactctctgaagccagtccaattggccttcttatagttgatgaacgttcggcgctcagaggtaatgaagtcgggtggtcggtcgatggtgaggattatggggaggtggtctgaccccaaagagatgacggcttgccaggatacgtcactcaggagatcaggggatgcgattgagatgtctggcgagctgctgcacctcctcgtaatcctagtgggggcatcctcattcaccgtgcaaaacgtggagctatctatctgctctgccaaagctatgccacgctggtcgttgcctaggggagaatgccatgacgagtgatgtgcattgaaatcccccagaaccagacgactatggccagatagcaacccacttatgtcggggctgtaggcctggccattaatcgggacacagctgccaaccggcggtatatacacgttgtatatctctatctcggcagtaccagacttgactgctacccccatacattccatgtatgggtcactagcgtcaagcgcaggcgagataggtctatactgcacggaatggtgtataacgaaggccaatcccccacctccattccttgagcgatccttacgtagcacattgtagccgtgacaactgtgcaagctgtaggtgttagtcagctttgtctcctggatcgctgcgaccgatatgctcttccgactcataaaatccacaatctcatcaatcttgcctcgcagtccattgcagtttaactgcaggaacgatacatttcccgacactggcctggcaatagtagggctagggtgctgtctttgcataaattgccgtacgggagaggtcgggggggtcacatagtccgacgacgaggacgccgaaggcgacgacggcgacgcttgtgacccactgctggctgagttcgcacagcacctagcgacatagccagtatgactatactcccgtagcgaagttaggccagagcaagaacggaaatgtacccactccaagcacctgttacacctcaccgacactgaccgatgatgaaggcggttctggcaaacggaacagaaccagggtccggggttcttttcaatcccggcacggaccaaaagcatacggagaaggcactccgggatgtgcctctcccatgacgaaaaaagacgaacacgtacactgaggcggcagcccttgccgatgaagattccatcgggtcaatccggtacgtacaaccggctgccatgggattgtatgcATGTTGTTAAATGGTACTTGTGACAtgtatgggtacttgtgaaagcggaCGAGGCAGCGTTTGGAGTCTTTGAGAgatagattcttcgtaaaatatatggactactttgtgttaatggagaatataggtgtcgtatgaaccacgagctctatgacgacaatagcatagttataGCAAACACCGGGAtgaccaaaagtccgatggaaagataaaGCGGTGTGAGACACCGTGAAACTTGGTGCCAGAGATTATAATATGAGTGCACAAGATCGAAgagcttggaatgctattctacgttcggctagtggtacaaatgttctgtcgtagccaattaaagtaaagtagagcgcacaacaagccgattaccggcttaggtgcatgtccatagtggcatgtggcgtattaatatctgcacccccttttcaacctaaagtGGAGGGATGATGCCACACAGGTTCGTCATGCCATGACTTTAAACCGTACCAAAAAAGCTGCTTTGAGGATTTGAAAACATTGCTGAAACAagtaacatttatttattaggGGGAAAGTAGCATCAACGCAAGGGgggaaacaaaaacaagtaagagagtgctaagttcggctattcacatctgcatctcgtataatcttctccagcaggatattaaagagatcacacgataggctgtctccttgtctgaaacctcgtttggtttcaaatggttcggagagctgctttcctattcttactgaggaacggaTATCaggaagtgtcatcctgcagagtcttattaattttgcagagataccaaacttagacatggcttgaaatacctttgaacgtataggggtatcgaaagcgtctttgtagtcaacaaagtggtgttgatttgtctttcttgggtcttttccagggtggatttaccaggtctaaagccgcattgatagggcccaattatcccattgactttaggttttaatctttcacacagtaccgtcgagagtatcttgtatacgatggggaggagacgtaTTCCTCTGTAAATAGTTGGCTCATTccgccttgtctcctttcttgtgtacgggacacagTATGTTGAGATTCCATTCGTCGGGTATGCCAGATTTCGCAagatgggaaccacaactttgagccagcaactttatctacattGGCACCGCCGTGACCGAAGCTAATGAcagcagttttgaaataaagcgaagaataatattgacaaacagatgctactttggattaagtaagcagtttagaaacaaggccacctctgtTGTgaggcagtgtgttgtacactgaggcggcagcccttgccgatgaaggaatccatcgggtcaatccggtacgtacaaccggttgccatgggattgagacactgatactacccgtgttgttaaatGGTTCTGGGgcataggtacttgtgaaagcagacgaggcagtccttggagtgtttgagagataGATTCTTCGTACAATATATGGACTGGTTtatgttaatggagaatataggtgtcgcatgaatcacgagctgtatgacgacgatagcattgttATAACAAACACGATGGTATaggcaaaccgggacgaccaaaagccggATGGTGAAATCAAGTGGtgtgagacacctcgaaacttggtgtcagaaattataaaatgagcgcacaAGATCGAAGCGCtttgaatgctattctacgttcagctggtggaacaaatgttctgtcatagccaattaaagtaaagtagagcgcacagcaagccgattactggcttaggtgtatgtccatagtggtatgtgGCGTATATCTGGAAGACTTTAAACCGTACCAAAAAAAGCTGCTTCGAGGCTTTGAAAACATTGCTGAAAAAagtaacatttatttattataacaaaacaccttatgcaaaatttcagccaaatcgaatgagacttgcgccctctagcggctcaagaagtcatgattcaagatcggtatatatggcagctatattatgttacgaaccgatttagatcatgcttggcactgttgttggaagtaataccaaaacatctcatgcaaaataacagccaaatcggataagaattgtgccctctcaaagctgaagaagtcaaggccccagattgctttatatgacagctataccaggttatgtaccgatttgaaccatatttagaacagttattggaagtgctaccaaaacactacgtgcaaaatttcagtcaaatcggacgaaaattacaccatcaagaggctcaagaagtcaagacccaagatcggtttatatggcagctatatcaaatcgtgaaccgatttggcatttataatcccaaccgacctacaataataaaaagtatttgtgcagaatttcaagcgccttgctttactccttcgaaagttagcgtgctttcgacagacagacggacatggctagatcgacttaaaatttcataacgatcaaaaatatatataccttatggggtcttagacgcatatttcgaggtgttacaatcagaatgacgaaataagtatacccccatcctatggtggagggtataaaaagaaagaaatatttTGAGACAAAATCGATATACCTTTTCGAAAAACACGATCTTACAACTATGATACAAATTCAAGTTTTAATTTACGATACAAAAACAGTCGAGAATTTATTGATAAAGACACACATAATCTATGAAGTACATTGTAATTATGCATGCACACATTATTCAAGTGTTCCgagtataaaaatgcataatttcacATTTAACAATCTAATAAAGATAATTCGTATAATACCGATTCGataaagttttatgaaaaattggcAGCTTTTAGCGTTTCATCATTTGTAGAAGACAAGCAATCTATATTAATATATCATTTGTGGTATTTATGGCAATGGGAGGTAAGTAGATAGCCCTTATTTGACTACGTAGTCTGGCTATTTCCACATCTTGAATTTCCAACTCCCGGACCAGTTGCGAAAATTGCACCAAGCCCTCCCGGTTGCCAGGAAATCCATACGATTTTATAACTTCTGTTTGTAATTGCATGACCAGAGGGAAAACGTGCTGCATCATAAGAAGCATCTCCTTGCCAGCGGACGCTTTGGCTTCTGATAATTTCTTGGAGTTTTCCGGTTGATTTACTGTTCGTATAATATCTATCAAAATTTGTTTGGCAGTGtcgttgttgaaattcatagctCTTGAATACaacaaaaaggaatttttattatatttttttttgtttataattatTTTACGTTGTTTCTCAGTTTTGgaagtttttgtttattttcgatTATTGCTGCAATCTATGAAATCGATAAATTTACAACAACTCTGTTCGAGTTAGTGTTGGGCAAGGCGTAtctataaggtggccgcatcggcgaattgccacaacaaagcatcttttttgggaacttgatatgtcaacatTTGTAAGTAGGGGAAAGAAAATTATATTCGCCGTGACATTTAAAATTGTTGGCAAGTTTGTTTggaccaatcagagcaagaagaaaatagttttttaatttttgagtgtcaagcaaaaaaaaaaaaaaacaaatttaaagatGTTCAAAATTCCTTTTAGCTCCAGACAAAACCATCAGGATAgcaggtttaaatagttttcactaCGTTGTTGTAGCGGTACACTAGGTACCAAAGAATGTACAATCTTCCACGATAGACTAGGGTAGTTCCAGCTCAATTCTCAATAGGGCTGGGATTGATTCCAACACCACACATCACATGTATCAATAGCATAACTCTTTGTAACTCTCTGATAATTAGCGTATCACTAGTAAAGGACTCCAATAGGAATATTGTGACTAGAGCACAAGGGAGGATTTTTTAACCCTTTTTGGGGCTATTGGATAATTTGGGATTTTTACGTCATTTGAAAAGAAGGGGGATAAAATTTGTTGGCTACGAGGATGACGTTTTCATATCAGTGTATGGCCGTTCACAGAGCATATATGGGGGCTTGATGTAAACCCCCGAAAGATAAAGTTGGCGCTAGTCACCAATATGAAGTAATTTGGTGTGTTTAGGGCGGGGGACCTCtcctagaattttttttataaggcaaattcaaacatgttgtgacatatcaaatttcatCAGCTGTGCTGATGCGGCTACCTTATTAAATACACCTTGGTGTTGGGGATTTTTCCCAAATTGGGGatttaatttcgaaaattggGACGAAATTTTTAGCTTGCGTACTGAGGGATTTAAGGTAAGATCGTTCACTGTGGAAAGTTTTCACAACGCATTGTTTGCTTATTGTAGAAATTCtcaaaaaatcgtttttttattttggtaagTTGTGTTGTTTGCGTAGTGTTATCacgaaaaataaaagtgaaaaggaCCATATTTGCCAACGAAAATGCAACGCGAATGCGAGGAAAATTCCTTTTCTTATCATGTTGGCCCAAGTTGAAAAACGTTTTGTCCACGCTCTTAAAGACTGCCAAATTTCCACTCAATAAAGAACTTAGTATcacaaatgaaattgttttcacaGATTATTTCACTATTGTTTTTATGGAGTTTCAGTGTGAAAACTAAAGTTAAAACCCCGTTTAAACCCCCGGAtataaggctctcgtcagctgattttataaagggaaaattgatgatcgagccattaaatccggatttaaagatcAGTGTAAAGGAAAAATGGATGAATGACACCGAACTGCATTACCAACGGGGTAGGTGTTTAATGCAATTGAGATTATTTAATGTTGGATGGAGCtattaaaacataaaatttcattggtagttgtaagaaaaaattatttaatgcctgttacgcaaagaaaatttcatctgtgtctagtctagtctaggcCGGGCCAGAGGATATTAACTGGTGTTGAATGAAATGGGTAGGGAGCGAAAAAGAAGAATTAAAGTGGAAATTGTAACCGGGACCGCCGCAAGATGCACGGAAATTTAAAATGCCAAGTATtcattgttaaaaaaataaatttaaaactgtggCTAGCGCAATAGGGTAGGTATTCTATTCGGCTCTCCTCGTGAACAACTGTTAAAcgctatataaaaaaatgaa
The Stomoxys calcitrans chromosome 3, idStoCalc2.1, whole genome shotgun sequence genome window above contains:
- the LOC106084083 gene encoding protein C10, yielding MNFNNDTAKQILIDIIRTVNQPENSKKLSEAKASAGKEMLLMMQHVFPLVMQLQTEVIKSYGFPGNREGLVQFSQLVRELEIQDVEIARLRSQIRAIYLPPIAINTTNDILI